The following coding sequences lie in one Phycicoccus duodecadis genomic window:
- the metK gene encoding methionine adenosyltransferase, with protein MSARLFTSESVTEGHPDKICDQISDSILDALLAQDPHSRVAVETMVTTGLVHVAGEVTTEAYVEIPQVVRETVLGIGYDSSTKGFDGASCGVEVSIGQQSPDIAQGVDTAFENRTGGVDPKDKQGAGDQGLMFGYACEDTAELMPLPIYLAHRLSERLTAVRKNGELSYLRPDGKTQVTIAYDGDTAVSLDAVVLSTQHADDISLDGLLDPDIRSHVIEPVLAELADSGTQLRTDSYTTYINPTGKFVIGGPMGDAGLTGRKIIVDTYGGMARHGGGAFSGKDPSKVDRSAAYAMRWVAKNVVAAGLARRCEVQVAYAIGVAQPVGLYVETFGTETAPVDKIQAAIHRVFDLRPLAILEDLDLLRPIYKPTAAYGHFGRTSAAGVENAFTWERTDRVEALQRAVAG; from the coding sequence GTGTCCGCACGCCTGTTCACGTCCGAGTCCGTCACCGAGGGCCACCCGGACAAGATCTGCGATCAGATCTCCGACAGCATCCTCGACGCGCTCCTCGCCCAGGACCCGCACAGCCGGGTCGCGGTCGAGACGATGGTGACGACCGGTCTGGTCCACGTCGCCGGCGAGGTGACCACCGAGGCGTACGTCGAGATCCCGCAGGTGGTCCGCGAGACGGTGCTCGGCATCGGCTACGACTCCTCGACCAAGGGCTTCGACGGCGCCTCGTGCGGCGTCGAGGTGTCGATCGGGCAGCAGAGCCCGGACATCGCCCAGGGGGTCGACACCGCGTTCGAGAACCGCACCGGCGGGGTCGACCCCAAGGACAAGCAGGGCGCCGGCGACCAGGGCCTGATGTTCGGCTACGCCTGCGAGGACACCGCCGAGCTCATGCCGCTGCCGATCTACCTCGCGCACCGGCTCTCGGAGCGCCTGACGGCCGTCCGCAAGAACGGCGAGCTGTCCTACCTGCGCCCCGACGGCAAGACCCAGGTCACCATCGCGTACGACGGCGACACCGCCGTCTCGCTCGACGCCGTGGTGCTCTCGACCCAGCACGCCGACGACATCAGCCTCGACGGCCTGCTCGACCCCGACATCCGCAGCCACGTCATCGAGCCGGTCCTGGCCGAGCTCGCCGACTCCGGCACCCAGCTGCGCACCGACTCCTACACGACCTACATCAACCCCACCGGCAAGTTCGTCATCGGTGGCCCGATGGGCGACGCCGGCCTCACCGGCCGCAAGATCATCGTCGACACCTACGGCGGGATGGCGCGCCACGGTGGCGGCGCGTTCTCGGGCAAGGACCCCTCGAAGGTCGACCGCTCGGCCGCCTACGCGATGCGGTGGGTCGCCAAGAACGTCGTCGCGGCCGGCCTGGCCCGCCGCTGCGAGGTGCAGGTGGCCTACGCCATCGGCGTCGCCCAGCCCGTGGGGCTCTACGTCGAGACCTTCGGCACCGAGACCGCCCCGGTCGACAAGATCCAGGCGGCCATCCACCGCGTCTTCGACCTGCGCCCGCTCGCCATCCTCGAGGACCTCGACCTGCTGCGGCCCATCTACAAGCCGACCGCGGCGTACGGGCACTTCGGCCGCACGAGCGCCGCGGGCGTCGAGAACGCCTTCACCTGGGAGCGCACCGACCGCGTCGAGGCGCTCCAGCGCGCGGTGGCCGGCTGA
- the fmt gene encoding methionyl-tRNA formyltransferase, protein MRLVLAGTPDTAVPSLRALLASRHEVVAVVTRPDARAGRGRSLVASPVKQVALEHGLEVLTPDRPRDPEFLDRLRAIAPDCCPVVAYGALLPRVALDVPVHGWVNLHFSLLPAWRGAAPVQRALMAGDELTGASTFVIEEGLDTGPVLGAVTETVRPDDTAGTLLARLADTGAGLLVATMDGLEEGSLVAVPQPADGVSHAPKLTTEEAAVRWALPAHVVDRQVRGCTPNPGAWSTFRGERLGIGPFASVTAPPDDGPALAPGAVRATKRAVLVGTASGPVVLGEVRPAGKKGMAAADWARGVRVAEGETLG, encoded by the coding sequence GTGCGTCTCGTCCTGGCCGGTACCCCCGACACCGCGGTCCCGTCGCTGCGCGCCCTGCTGGCCTCGCGCCACGAGGTCGTGGCCGTCGTCACCCGCCCGGACGCCCGCGCCGGTCGGGGCCGCTCACTGGTGGCCTCGCCGGTCAAGCAGGTCGCGCTCGAGCACGGCCTCGAGGTGCTGACGCCCGACCGGCCGCGCGACCCGGAGTTCCTCGACCGGCTGCGGGCCATCGCCCCCGACTGTTGCCCGGTGGTCGCCTACGGGGCGCTGCTGCCGCGGGTCGCGCTCGACGTCCCCGTCCACGGCTGGGTCAACCTGCACTTCTCGCTGCTGCCCGCGTGGCGGGGGGCCGCACCGGTGCAGCGGGCCCTGATGGCGGGCGACGAGCTCACCGGCGCCAGCACCTTCGTCATCGAGGAGGGTCTCGACACCGGCCCCGTGCTCGGCGCCGTCACCGAGACCGTCCGCCCCGACGACACCGCCGGCACGCTGCTGGCCCGCTTGGCCGACACCGGCGCCGGGCTGCTGGTGGCCACCATGGACGGGCTCGAGGAGGGCTCGCTGGTCGCGGTGCCCCAGCCTGCCGACGGGGTCAGCCACGCGCCCAAGCTGACGACCGAGGAGGCCGCGGTCCGCTGGGCGCTCCCGGCGCACGTCGTCGACCGGCAGGTCCGCGGCTGCACCCCGAACCCCGGGGCCTGGAGCACGTTCCGTGGCGAGCGGCTGGGCATCGGGCCGTTCGCGTCCGTCACCGCGCCGCCGGACGACGGGCCCGCGCTCGCGCCCGGCGCCGTCCGCGCCACCAAGCGTGCGGTGCTGGTGGGTACCGCCTCCGGCCCGGTCGTCCTGGGCGAGGTGCGGCCGGCCGGCAAGAAGGGGATGGCCGCGGCCGACTGGGCCCGGGGCGTGCGCGTCGCCGAGGGCGAGACCCTGGGCTGA
- a CDS encoding RsmB/NOP family class I SAM-dependent RNA methyltransferase, with amino-acid sequence MPDRPDRPTGGGPRRRSVTTPAQRTRRAEPTRFAAFQLLRAVADGAYANLEMPRIIRQRALGPRDAAFATELAFGTVRWQGLYDAVIAVAADRPVERIDPEILDVLRLGVHQLLGMRVPAHAAADQTVGLARTVVGQGASGLVNAVLRRTSERSLEEWTEAVTPAGGGVPALAVRHSHPEWVVTAIRAALLGHARATADTVDAELSALLAADNVPPQVHLVARPGLVGVDELAADADAEPSPASAVGVRLRSGDPGRIAAVRDGRAAVQDEGSQHVALALAAVEVGPEVPARWLDMCAGPGGKAGVLAALALEAGADLTAVEVTPHRAALVRSTLTRLTARAEAAGRSVEVRTADGREIGDDEPGRYGRVLVDAPCTGLGALRRRPEARWRRQPADLATLGPLQRALLASALDAVAPGGVVAYSTCSPHVAETRFVVSDVLKKRDDVEVVDARPYLRDAAGEQLPELGDGPYVQLWPHVHGTDAMFLALLRKRPS; translated from the coding sequence GTGCCCGACCGCCCCGACCGACCCACCGGCGGCGGCCCGCGCCGCCGCTCCGTCACCACCCCGGCGCAGCGGACCCGCCGCGCCGAGCCGACCCGCTTCGCCGCCTTCCAGCTGCTGCGGGCGGTCGCCGACGGGGCCTACGCCAACCTCGAGATGCCCCGGATCATCCGCCAGCGCGCGCTCGGCCCCCGGGACGCCGCCTTCGCCACCGAGCTCGCGTTCGGCACGGTCCGCTGGCAGGGGCTCTACGACGCCGTCATCGCCGTGGCCGCCGACCGCCCGGTCGAGCGCATCGACCCCGAGATCCTCGACGTGCTGCGGCTCGGGGTGCACCAGCTGCTCGGGATGCGGGTCCCCGCTCACGCCGCCGCCGACCAGACCGTCGGGCTGGCGCGCACCGTGGTCGGGCAGGGCGCGTCGGGGCTGGTCAACGCCGTGCTGCGCCGCACCAGCGAGCGCTCGCTCGAGGAGTGGACCGAGGCCGTGACGCCCGCGGGCGGGGGAGTGCCGGCACTGGCCGTGCGCCACTCGCACCCCGAGTGGGTGGTCACCGCCATCCGGGCCGCCCTGCTGGGTCACGCCCGTGCCACCGCCGACACCGTCGACGCCGAGCTCTCGGCCCTGCTGGCCGCCGACAACGTCCCCCCGCAGGTGCACCTGGTGGCCCGCCCCGGGCTGGTCGGGGTCGACGAGCTCGCGGCCGACGCCGACGCCGAGCCGAGCCCGGCCTCGGCCGTCGGTGTGCGGCTGCGCAGCGGTGACCCCGGGCGCATCGCCGCCGTCCGCGACGGCCGCGCGGCCGTGCAGGACGAGGGCTCGCAGCACGTGGCGCTGGCGCTCGCGGCCGTCGAGGTGGGGCCCGAGGTCCCCGCCCGCTGGCTCGACATGTGCGCCGGGCCCGGGGGCAAGGCAGGGGTGCTCGCGGCCCTCGCGCTGGAGGCCGGCGCCGACCTGACCGCGGTCGAGGTCACCCCCCATCGGGCCGCCCTGGTGCGCTCGACCCTGACCCGCCTCACCGCGCGTGCCGAGGCCGCTGGACGCTCGGTCGAGGTCCGCACCGCCGACGGCCGCGAGATCGGCGACGACGAGCCGGGCCGCTACGGGAGGGTGCTGGTCGACGCCCCGTGCACCGGGCTGGGGGCGCTGCGCCGCCGCCCCGAGGCGCGCTGGCGCCGGCAGCCCGCCGACCTCGCGACCCTCGGCCCGCTGCAGCGCGCGCTGCTCGCCTCGGCCCTCGACGCCGTGGCGCCCGGCGGGGTCGTCGCGTACTCCACCTGCAGCCCGCACGTGGCCGAGACCCGGTTCGTGGTCTCCGACGTCCTCAAGAAGCGCGACGACGTCGAGGTGGTCGACGCGCGTCCGTACCTGCGCGACGCCGCGGGCGAGCAGCTGCCCGAGCTGGGCGACGGCCCGTACGTGCAGCTCTGGCCGCACGTGCACGGCACCGACGCGATGTTCCTGGCCCTGCTGCGCAAGCGTCCGTCC
- a CDS encoding primosome assembly protein PriA (binding of PriA to forked DNA starts the assembly of the primosome, also possesses 3'-5' helicase activity), producing MTGSADEGQQLALGVPAAPTPAPRRRPVGADPTTDDRPVALVQVDTGLAHLDRPFEYTVPESAAAAAEPGVRVKVRFAGQDLDGWVLERRDAADHAGRLSPLRRVVSPEPVLTPEVLRAARAVAARYAGTLGDVLRLAVPPRHARAEQALPPEPPEHPPLPEHEPRAWLPYPAGPAFLTHLRGGGAPRASVLALPTVAPDAAWPALVAEAARACVEAGRGAVVVVPDHRDVRRVEAALLAVLGPGRHVRLTADQGPQARYTAYLKARRGHVPVVVGTRAAAFAPVHDLGLVVWWDDGDDLLEEPRAPYPHVREVLLARAEQEGAAVLTAGLTRSVAVADLVARDVLKAVDAPRTAVRGAVAAVRVAGEGTDVERDPAAAAAHLPSVGWRLAKEALASGPVLVQVPRRGYLPSLSCQDCRRPARCVVCAGPLALAGPAGPPACRWCGRVETAFSCPACSGTRLRSSVVGARRTAEELGRAFPGVPVERSGAGTVLDAVAGGPRLVVSTPGAEPVADGGYAAALLLDAWALLDRPTLDAGEEALRRWCAAVALVRPAAEGGRVVLAGAPTHVSVPAVEALVRWDPAWFAGRELDERRELSLPPTARLAALTGSRAAVAAALAELEPLVPASVLGPLPQAGDRWRALLTATVEDGAVLARELAALKARASARKEPDPVTVRVDPRDPAS from the coding sequence GTGACGGGGAGTGCGGACGAGGGCCAGCAGCTGGCCCTCGGCGTCCCCGCCGCGCCCACGCCGGCCCCGCGGCGCCGGCCCGTGGGCGCCGACCCCACCACCGACGACCGGCCGGTGGCCCTGGTCCAGGTCGACACCGGCCTGGCCCACCTCGACCGGCCCTTCGAGTACACGGTGCCCGAGTCGGCCGCCGCCGCTGCCGAGCCCGGGGTGCGGGTGAAGGTGCGCTTCGCCGGGCAGGACCTCGACGGCTGGGTCCTCGAGCGCCGCGACGCCGCCGACCACGCGGGCCGCCTCTCGCCGCTGCGCCGGGTGGTCTCGCCCGAGCCGGTGCTCACCCCCGAGGTGCTGCGCGCGGCGCGGGCGGTGGCCGCCCGCTACGCGGGGACCCTCGGCGACGTCCTGCGGCTCGCGGTGCCTCCGCGCCACGCCCGGGCCGAGCAGGCGCTGCCCCCCGAGCCGCCCGAGCACCCGCCCCTCCCCGAGCACGAGCCCCGAGCCTGGCTCCCGTACCCCGCAGGGCCGGCCTTCCTGACCCACCTGCGCGGTGGGGGCGCTCCCCGGGCCTCGGTGCTGGCGCTGCCCACCGTCGCGCCGGATGCCGCGTGGCCCGCGCTGGTGGCCGAAGCGGCCCGGGCCTGCGTCGAGGCCGGGCGCGGGGCCGTCGTGGTCGTGCCGGACCACCGCGACGTACGGCGGGTCGAGGCGGCCCTGCTGGCCGTCCTCGGTCCGGGGCGCCACGTCCGGCTCACCGCCGACCAGGGGCCGCAGGCGCGTTACACCGCCTACCTCAAGGCGCGGCGCGGCCACGTACCGGTGGTGGTCGGCACCCGGGCGGCCGCCTTCGCGCCGGTGCACGACCTCGGCCTGGTCGTGTGGTGGGACGACGGCGACGACCTGCTCGAGGAGCCGCGGGCGCCCTACCCGCACGTGCGCGAGGTCCTGCTGGCGCGCGCCGAGCAGGAGGGGGCGGCCGTCCTCACCGCCGGCCTCACCCGCTCGGTCGCCGTGGCCGACCTCGTGGCGCGTGACGTGCTGAAGGCCGTCGACGCCCCGCGAACCGCCGTGCGTGGGGCGGTGGCGGCGGTCCGCGTGGCCGGTGAGGGCACCGACGTCGAGCGCGATCCCGCCGCGGCCGCCGCGCACCTGCCGAGCGTGGGATGGCGGCTGGCCAAGGAGGCCCTGGCGTCGGGGCCGGTGCTGGTGCAGGTGCCGCGCCGGGGGTACCTGCCGTCGCTGTCCTGCCAGGACTGCCGCCGGCCGGCCCGGTGCGTCGTGTGCGCCGGCCCGCTGGCGCTGGCCGGCCCCGCCGGGCCGCCGGCCTGCCGCTGGTGCGGGCGGGTCGAGACGGCGTTCTCGTGCCCCGCGTGCTCGGGGACGCGGCTGCGCTCGTCGGTGGTGGGGGCGCGCCGCACCGCCGAGGAGCTGGGGCGCGCGTTCCCGGGGGTGCCGGTCGAGCGCTCGGGAGCCGGCACCGTGCTCGACGCGGTGGCCGGCGGGCCGCGCCTGGTCGTCTCCACGCCCGGGGCCGAGCCGGTGGCCGACGGCGGCTACGCGGCGGCCCTCCTGCTCGACGCGTGGGCCCTGCTCGACCGCCCCACGCTCGACGCCGGCGAGGAGGCCCTGCGCCGCTGGTGCGCGGCCGTGGCCCTGGTGCGCCCGGCCGCCGAGGGCGGGCGCGTCGTCCTGGCCGGAGCCCCCACCCACGTGTCGGTCCCGGCCGTCGAGGCGCTCGTGCGCTGGGACCCCGCCTGGTTCGCCGGCCGCGAGCTCGACGAGCGGCGCGAGCTGTCGCTGCCGCCCACCGCGCGCCTGGCCGCGCTCACCGGGTCGCGAGCGGCCGTGGCGGCGGCCCTGGCCGAGCTCGAGCCCCTCGTGCCGGCCTCCGTGCTCGGCCCGCTGCCGCAGGCCGGCGACCGCTGGCGGGCCCTGCTCACCGCCACGGTCGAGGACGGCGCCGTCCTCGCGCGCGAGCTCGCTGCCCTCAAGGCCCGGGCCTCGGCCCGCAAGGAGCCCGACCCCGTCACCGTGCGGGTCGACCCCCGCGACCCCGCCTCCTGA
- the coaBC gene encoding bifunctional phosphopantothenoylcysteine decarboxylase/phosphopantothenate--cysteine ligase CoaBC, with translation MKVVLGVAGGIAAYKACSLLRLLSEAGHDVTVVPTASALHFVGEATWAALSGKPVHTDVWSDITEVPHVRIGQEADLVVVAPATADLLARAATGQADDLLTNVLLTARCPVVMAPAMHTEMYEHPATQANIATLSERGVHIVPPASGRLTGQDTGPGRLPEPAELFAVCERVLAQGSPGGEVPAGPAARGPLAGRRVVVTAGGTREPLDPVRYLGNRSSGKQGYAVAAVAAARGAEVVLVTTSGLPVPAGVRAVPVETALEMAAAVHAAGAEADVVVMAAAVADFRPAEVAAHKIKKTHAAAPGGTPDESAPVVALVRNPDILAGLVAARGASSSPLVVGFAAETGDEDGTVLEHGRAKLERKGCDVLVVNEVGPGKAFGTDVNTVHVLRRGSDGVLDVGPASKDAVAGAVWDVVGDLL, from the coding sequence GTGAAGGTCGTCCTCGGGGTCGCCGGGGGCATCGCGGCGTACAAGGCCTGTTCGCTGCTGCGCCTGCTCTCCGAGGCCGGCCACGACGTGACCGTCGTCCCCACCGCCTCCGCCCTGCACTTCGTGGGCGAGGCGACCTGGGCGGCGCTGTCGGGCAAGCCGGTGCACACCGACGTCTGGTCCGACATCACCGAGGTGCCGCACGTGCGGATCGGCCAGGAGGCCGACCTCGTGGTCGTCGCCCCGGCCACGGCCGACCTGCTGGCCCGCGCCGCCACCGGCCAGGCCGACGACCTGCTCACCAACGTCCTGCTCACGGCGCGCTGCCCGGTGGTGATGGCCCCGGCCATGCACACCGAGATGTACGAGCACCCGGCCACCCAGGCGAACATCGCCACCCTCAGCGAGCGTGGCGTGCACATCGTCCCGCCCGCCTCGGGGCGCCTCACCGGCCAGGACACCGGTCCCGGCCGGCTGCCCGAGCCCGCGGAGCTGTTCGCCGTGTGCGAGCGGGTCCTGGCGCAGGGCAGCCCCGGGGGCGAGGTGCCCGCCGGGCCCGCGGCGCGTGGCCCGCTGGCCGGGCGCCGGGTGGTGGTCACCGCCGGCGGTACCCGTGAGCCGCTCGACCCGGTGCGCTACCTGGGCAACCGCAGCTCCGGCAAGCAGGGGTACGCGGTCGCCGCGGTCGCCGCGGCCCGGGGCGCCGAGGTCGTGCTGGTCACGACGTCCGGCCTGCCGGTGCCCGCCGGGGTCCGCGCCGTCCCCGTCGAGACCGCCCTCGAGATGGCGGCCGCGGTGCACGCGGCGGGCGCCGAGGCCGACGTCGTGGTGATGGCCGCGGCGGTCGCCGACTTCCGCCCCGCCGAGGTCGCCGCGCACAAGATCAAGAAGACCCACGCTGCTGCTCCGGGCGGCACCCCCGACGAGTCGGCCCCGGTGGTCGCGCTGGTCCGCAACCCCGACATCCTGGCGGGGCTGGTCGCCGCACGTGGTGCGTCGTCGTCGCCGCTCGTCGTGGGGTTCGCGGCCGAGACCGGTGACGAGGACGGCACGGTGCTCGAGCACGGCCGCGCCAAGCTCGAGCGCAAGGGCTGCGACGTCCTCGTGGTCAACGAGGTCGGGCCCGGCAAGGCCTTCGGCACCGACGTCAACACCGTGCACGTGCTGCGGCGGGGGAGCGACGGGGTGCTCGACGTCGGGCCTGCGAGCAAGGACGCCGTGGCCGGCGCCGTCTGGGACGTGGTGGGCGACCTGCTCTGA